A window of the Trichoderma asperellum chromosome 4, complete sequence genome harbors these coding sequences:
- the ACE1 gene encoding copper-binding transcription factor (EggNog:ENOG41) — protein MSLPNPRRRAPVTRLGTDCEHDLSLKTAAILRKGATFHSPTSPTSSNDDFVPPRLERSQSDFDDVVDASRRRIALTLNDIDEALSKAKDLSLSDKSPRSQTLRDTSLPVPRGFLEMPVVDPAMERRVLRPRSVRRSRNHASDSGIGSSAASTNEKAAATDYTKKPQVSALTRSAASSTTAMLPSLSPRAINRIREHTLRPLLEKPTLKDFEPIILDVPRRIRSKEIICLRDLEKTLIFMAPEKAKSAALYLDFCLTSVRCIQATVEYLTDREQIRPGDRPYTNGYFIDLKEQIYQYGKQLAAIKEKGSLADDMDIDQSDEVRLYGGIAENGRPAELVRIRKDGTAISMATGKVVDMAESPAPMKRSLSQQREDEEEIMRSMARRKKNASPEELAPKKCREPGCTKEFKRPCDLTKHEKTHSRPWKCPFPTCKYHDYGWPTEKEMDRHINDKHSDAPAMFECLFKPCPYKSKRESNCKQHMEKAHGWTYVRTKTNGKKAPSHNGSVAQQTPPLASVSTPSTTPSYSVPTPPQEGAQIMTNDFPLYPAEADWLATYGMQPETIDAMDLALENPSPSSAASSYEQYPPYQNGSTFIINDEDIYAAHVQIPAQLPTPEQVYSKMMPQQMPIYHTQPQPCATIPAMAQQQEFSPNAQQNAVLYTPTSLREVDEGFDESFASDGADFQLFPASLDKTTVFQSLFTEMPSANLGFSQATQPDIFQQMDCWNLDYQGFQE, from the exons ATGTCCCTCCCAAACCCCCGCAGACGGGCTCCGGTGACTCGCCTGGGAACCGATTGCGAACATGATCTTTCACTTAAGACGGCTGCCATCCTTCGCAAGGGTGCCACCTTCCACTCTCCTACATCTCCCACTTCTTCCAACGACGACTTCGTTCCTCCCAGGCTTGAGAGATCCCAATCAGACTTTGATGATGTGGTCGATGCCAGCCGGCGTCGTATTGCCCTGACTCTGAACGACATCGACGAGGCCCTCTCCAAAGCAAAGGACCTCTCCCTGTCCGACAAGAGCCCCCGAAGCCAGACCCTTCGGGACACAAGCCTGCCTGTTCCTCGTGGCTTCCTCGAGATGCCTGTTGTCGACCCCGCCATGGAGCGACGGGTTCTGCGCCCTCGCTCCGTTCGACGCTCACGAAACCATGCCTCTGACAGCGGCATTGGCAGTTCGGCCGCCTCTACAAACGAAAAGGCCGCTGCCACAGACTATACCAAGAAGCCCCAGGTATCCGCCCTCACCAGGTCGGCTGCCTCTAGCACCACCGCAATGCTTCCCAGCCTCAGCCCTCGGGCTATCAACCGCATCCGCGAACACACTCTCCGTCCTCTCCTGGAGAAACCCACACTCAAGGATTTTGAACCCATTATTTTGGATGTGCCTCGACGCATTCGATCCAAGGAAATTATTTGCCTGCGAGATCTCGAAAAGACCTTGATCTTCATGGCACCG GAGAAGGCCAAGTCCGCCGCCTTGTACCTTGATTTCTGCCTCACGTCCGTCCGATGCATCCAGGCGACTGTCGAATATTTGACCGACCGCGAACAAATCCGGCCCGGCGACCGACCTTACACTAACGGATACTTTATCGACTTGAAGGAGCAAATTTACCAGTATGGCAAGCAGCTCGCTGCCATCAAGGAAAAGGGCAGCCTTGCCGACGACATGGATATTGACCA ATCTGACGAGGTCAGACTCTATGGTGGCATCGCCGAGAATGGCCGCCCTGCTGAGCTTGTCCGTATCAGAAAAGACGGCACCGCCATTTCAATGGCCACTGGAAAGGTAGTAGACATGGCCGAATCTCCCGCACCCATGAAGCGCTCCCTGAGCCAGCAGcgtgaggatgaggaggaaatCATGCGGTCCATGGCCCGCCGGAAGAAGAACGCCAGCCCCGAGGAGCTGGCTCCCAAGAAGTGCCGCGAGCCTGGCTGCACCAAGGAGTTCAAGCGCCCCTGCGACCTCACCAAGCACGAGAAGACTCACTCTCGTCCCTGGAAGTGCCCCTTCCCCACTTGCAAGTACCACGATTATGGCTGGCCCAccgagaaggagatggacCGCCACATCAACGACAAGCACTCAGATGCCCCTGCCATGTTCGAGTGCCTGTTCAAGCCCTGCCCCTACAAGTCGAAGCGTGAGTCAAACTGCAAGCAGCACATGGAGAAGGCACACGGATGGACCTATGTCCGCACCAAGACCAACGGCAAGAAGGCCCCCAGCCACAACGGCTCTGTCGCCCAGCAGACTCCTCCTCTCGCCAGCGTCTCTACTCCTTCTACCACCCCCTCCTACAGCGTCCCCACGCCTCCACAGGAGGGCGCTCAGATCATGACCAATGATTTCCCTCTTTACCCCGCCGAGGCGGATTGGCTGGCCACCTACGGCATGCAGCCTGAGACCATTGATGCCATGGACCTTGCTCTTGAGaatccttctccttcttctgcagcaTCCTCGTACGAGCAGTACCCACCCTACCAGAACGGCTCCACCTTTATCATCAACGATGAGGATATCTACGCTGCCCACGTCCAGATCCCTGCTCAGCTTCCCACCCCCGAGCAAGTCTACAGCAAAATGATGCCTCAACAGATGCCAATCTACCACACCCAGCCACAACCCTGTGCTACCATCCCCGCCAtggcacagcagcaggagtTCTCTCCCAACGCACAGCAGAACGCGGTTTTGTACACACCAACCTCACTACGTGAAGTCGATGAGGGCTTTGATGagtcttttgcttctgaCGGCGCCGACTTCCAACTGTTCCCAGCGTCACTAGACAAGACAACCGTTTTCCAGTCTCTGTTTACAGAGATGCCAAGTGCCAACCTGGGCTTCTCCCAGGCTACACAGCCAGACATCTTCCAACAGATGGATTGCTGGAACCTTGATTACCAGGGATTCCAAGAATAA